A region of the Synechococcus sp. PCC 7502 genome:
ATCTCACCTTATCAATGCCTGCAAATAAAGATAGTTGCCCAGAGGCTTCAGGTAATTGTGTCAATACTATACCCCCTACTTGAGCCATTGCCTCCACTATCAATACGCCGGGCATAATCGGTCGATTCGGAAAATGCCCCTGAAAAAATAATTCATTCATAGTGACATTTTTAATACCTGTTGCCGACTTGCCAGGTACATAGCTAATAATGCGATCAACTAGTAAGAAAGGGTAGCGATGGGGTAAGAGCTTTTGAATTTCTTCAATTAAAATTATGTTTTCGGTAGAAGCTTCAATCAAGGTAATTTTTAAATATTTAAGTTATTAATCACAAGTTTTATCACAATCCATCCCAACTTAATTAAGAAATGTGATTACGAAATATCAGATTAAATCTTGAGAGCACAACTTAAGCAAATATTTGTTACTTCCTTCCGAATATAAAAGTAAAACTAATTAAATGGAGTAAAGGAGTGAAACCCCTGCGTGGGTAATGCGCCCACACACCCCCAACACCTTAAAGTTTCAGTGGGAATAGAGTAGAGAAATCCTTGGAAATAAACGATCGCTAACTGGAGAAATCTTGTAGCAGCCCTTAAAAGTATTAAGATATTTATGAGTCAGTTTATGGATAATGCTTGTGAGTTACAAAGTTGGGATTTTGGGGATGGGAACCGTAGGCACGGGAGTTGCCAAAATTCTCCTTGATCCCGTTGGTCGCCATGCCATCCTGCAATCAGTGGAAATTAAGCGGGTGGGGGTGCGATCGCTTAATAAAGACCGAGGAATTATCCTTGATCCCAGCATTTTTACTGACGATCTGGAAGCAGTTGTAACCGATCCTAATATTGATGTGGTTATAGAGCTAATTGGTGGCATTGAACCAGCACGCAGTTTAATTTTGCAAGCGATCGCCCAAGGCAAACATATAGTCACAGCTAACAAAGCCGTTTTAGCGCGCTATGGAGATGAAATATTTACCGCAGCGACAGCTAAGGGGGTGTATGTAATGCTCGAAGCTGCCGTTGGTGGTGGCATTCCCATTATTCAAACCTTAAAACAAGCTCTAGGTGCCAATAAAATTACAGCGGTTACAGGCATTATTAACGGCACGACCAACTATATCTTAAGTCGCATGTCTGCCAACCCCCATGAAAGCTTTGCCGAGATTTTAGCCGATGCTCAGGCACTTGGTTATGCCGAAGCTGATCCCACTGCCGATGTCGATGGTTATGATGCCACGGATAAGATTGCAATTTTGGCGAGTTTAGCATTTGGTGATCGCATTAAGCTAGAGCAGATTTACCGAGAAGGGATTCGCCATGTAACCAGTACCGATGTGGCTCGTGCCGCCGAACTAGGATATGTGATTAAGCTCTTGGCGATCGCCCGCAATCATGAAGGCTTAGAAATCAGAGTCCATCCCACTCTAGTTCCAAAGGATCACCCCCTTGCCAGTATCAATGGCGTAACTAATGCCATTACTGTTGCTGGCGATCCCATTGGTGAAGTTGTCTTATCAGGGGCGGGGGCAGGGATGGGTGCTACAGCTAGTGCTGTGGTTGCCGATCTAATTAACATTGTTGCCGCCATTCAAGTTCAGCCTCAGAGACCAAATCAACTCATGGGCTGTTCCCATCACCACTATGCTACGGTTAAGCCAATTACAGTATCTACTTCTCAGTACTACCTGAGATTGCTGGCATACGATCATGCAGGGGTAATTGGTGATCTTGGCAACTGTTTTGGTAAATATGAAGTTAACCTAGAAACCATCCTGCAAAAACACCATCACCAAGGGCTAGCGGAAATTATTGTAGTTACTAAAGTTGTGAGCGAGTTAAACCTCCAAACCGCATTAACAGAAATTCGCAGCTTAGCAGCGTTGCATAGTATTCCTACCGTACTAAGACTTTTAGCTTAGTTTGCCCAGATTTATCCAGATAAAAAGTTTTAGCGCACCCTAATATATCAACAGGCCTCAAACTGTTATACTCAGTAAGCGGTTTTTAGATTAGACTATAAAAACTTAAAAAATTTAAATTGTATTAATTCAAACATTATTTATAGGAGTAAGGAAGCTATGTCATCAGCGGTTGCAGTCTCAGATTCTAGCTTTGAGCAGGACGTAATAGCGAGTGAAATCCCTGTTCTAGTTGACTTCTGGGCACCTTGGTGCGGTCCTTGCCGCGTAGTTGCTACGGTCGTAGACGAAATTGCCAATCAATACGAAGGTAAGGTTAAAGTTGTAAAGCTAAATACCGATGAAAACCCCGGTATTGCCACCCAGTACGGTATTCGTAGCATTCCTACCCTGATGCTATTCAAAGGCGGACAAAAAGTTGATTCTGTAGTTGGTGCCGTCCCTAAAACCACGATCGCTAATACCATTGAAAAGCATTTAGCTGATTAGTTCCAGTGTCTCATGTCATTCAAATTCTCTCGGCTGAAGAAGTAAGGCGCACTGTTAATCGTCTGGCATCGCAGATTGTGGAAAGTTGTGCGGATTTGTCTGACTTGGTTTTATTGGGAATTCGCACTAGAGGCGTACCCTTGTCTAAGGTTATTGCTAAACAAATCAATATTTTAGAAAACGTAAATGTCCCCACGGGAGCGATCGACATCACCTTTTACCGAGATGACCTAGATCGCATTGGCTTAAGAGAGCCTGGTAAAACCGATATTCCCTTTGACCTAAATCGGAAGACGGTTGTTCTTATTGATGATGTCATTTATAGTGGCAGAACTATAGGTGCCTCTCTTAGTGCCGTTAATGATCATGGTCGTCCCCAGTGCGTAAGGCTGGCAGTATTAGTAGATCGGGGACATAGGGAGCTACCGATTCATGCTGATTTTGTGGGTAAAGTGCTACCAACTTCTAAGGATGAGCAGGTTAAGGTTTTTCTCCAAGACCCCGATGGACGGGATGAAGTGCAGTTAATTAAACCCAAGTAAATCTGTCAATCTTGTTGGGAGACTAGTTTTAACCTATAGCTCTGGTTAGATTTAGAGTGAGAGATATAGGGCTGTCCTGCCAAAAATATTATTTATAATTTATGGTATTGTTGAATACATATAGATTTTGATTATTAGTGAAACCTTAGAGTAAGACTACCAGAGAAATTACTATGTCGGACAATCTACCTACCGATGTCGAAAAGAAACGCAAACCGATTGAGTTAGACCCTGCACTTTTAGCGGAGCTTTCTGAGGTCACTAATAATCCAACAGAAGTAATTGATGTGGCAATCAGGCAGTGGTTGCAAAGAAGAGCGATTAAAGAGGCTGATAATTCCCGTCCTCTCACCATGAACCCAATTGTCCCACCTAGGGGAGAATGGAATGATTAGCAGGGAATAGTTATTGGTTGTATGAAAGTAGCAATTATTGGTGCGGGATTGGCAGGGATGACCACTGCCTTAGAGTTATGCGATCGCGGGCATGAAGTAGAAATATTTGAATCTCGTCCCTTTGTGGGCGGTAAAGTAGGTAGCTGGCTTGATACCGATGGCAACCATATTGAAATGGGACTGCATGTATTTTTTGGCTGCTACTATAATCTTTTTGCCCTCATGGAAAAAGTGGGAGCATTGGATCACCTCCTACTTAAGGAACATACTCATACTTTTATTCAGAAGGATGCAAAAACAGGAGCATTGGATTTTCGTAACTTTGGGGGCGCACCGTGGCATGGACTGAAGGCATTTTTTACCACCGATCAACTTTCTACCTTAGATAAAATTCAAAATGCGATCGCAATTGGTACTAGTCCAGTAGTTAGAGCCTTGGTAGATTTTGATGGAGCAATGCAAAGTATCCGTAAGTTAGATGGCATTAGTTTCAAAGATTGGTTTTTGTCCCACGGTGGCTCCCAAGCTAGTTTAGATAATATGTGGGATGCGATCGCCTATGGATTAGGATTCATTGACTGTGAACATATTTCCGCCAGATGTATGTTAACTATTTTTCAGTTCTTTGCCACTAAAACCGAAGCATCAGTACTGAGAATGCTAGAAGGTTCACCCGATCAGTTTTTGCATAAGCCTATTGTTAGCTATATTGAAAGCAAAGGCGGCAAAATCCATCTGCGGCGGGGTGTACGAGAAATTTTATTTGAAGGTGAAGGCGATCGCACTCAAGTAACTGGATTTGTTATTGGCGAAGAAATTATTACTGCCGATGTGTATGTTTGTGCTGCTGCTGTCCCCGCCACCCAACGCTTGATCCCAGAAAAGTGGCGAGTTTGGTCACAGTTTGACAATATTTATAAGCTCGATGCTGTCCCTGTCGTCACCGTGCAACTACGGTTTGATGGTTGGATTAACGATCTGGAAATGGATAATTTGCTCTATGCCGTTAAGGTAGATTTTTCCACCTTTGCTGATCTAGCGGTTACTAGCCCAACCAATTACAAAAAAGCATGGGAAGGATCACTGTTGCAATTAGTCCTAACTCCCGGTGATCCATTTATTAAACAAAGTAATGAGGCGATCGCCCAACATACTCTGGATCAAGTTCATGAAATTCTACCTTCTAGTCGTAACTTAAATATGACTTGGTATAGTGTGGTCAAGTTGGCACAGTCTTTATATCGTGAGGCTCCGGGTATGGATGTGTATCGCCCTGCTCAAGCTACTCCTATTTCTAACTTCTTTTTGGCTGGTAGCTATACGATGCAGGATTATATTGACAGCATGGAAGGCGCAACAATTTCAGGTAAGTTATGCAGTAAAGCAATCCTAGCCTCTATGGATATATAAGCTAAGCTAAACCTCCGTCCAATAGGGAGTTAAAACTAATAATAATTTTATAGCTTTGCTTTCCGACGAATTAACGCCTCACCTGTGGGTCTTTCAGTCACGAACTTCCATAATATTTCGTTGATTTCCTCTAAGGAAGTATCTCCGAACACAGAAGCAATCCCAGCATAAAAAGCTTGTTCGATCACGATGACTTGCTCAGTGAGTTTCCTCCCAGTTATTGAGAGTGCAAGTATTACCATCCTGCGATCGTGTTCAGCAGGTGTTCGCTCTACCAAGCCTTTCTCCACTAGGGTATTTACCAACCGACTTGGGCTACCCGTTTCACAGACGAGCCGTTCCCCCAGTTCAATCAGCGATAGGGGCGCATGGTCATAAAGAACTCGTAATACCTCAGCTTGCGAAGTGGTTAAGCCAATTGGCTCAAGCGCCGCAGACAGTAGACGATCGCCTTCCCGTTGTGATGCCAAAATCAGATAACGTAATTCTTCAATAGCATTCATCTTGTAATCAATTCACCTACCAAATGATCCTGTAAAAACTCTCGAATAGCATTAGCATACGTTACTGGATGAGTAAAACGGAACATATGCCCTGTGTTAGGCAAAATCACTTCAGTCGCATTTGGAATTCCCTCGACCAACTGTTGTGCTGCATTTTTACCGATTAGCCTTTCATACGCAGGGGTAAGAA
Encoded here:
- the zds gene encoding 9,9'-di-cis-zeta-carotene desaturase — translated: MKVAIIGAGLAGMTTALELCDRGHEVEIFESRPFVGGKVGSWLDTDGNHIEMGLHVFFGCYYNLFALMEKVGALDHLLLKEHTHTFIQKDAKTGALDFRNFGGAPWHGLKAFFTTDQLSTLDKIQNAIAIGTSPVVRALVDFDGAMQSIRKLDGISFKDWFLSHGGSQASLDNMWDAIAYGLGFIDCEHISARCMLTIFQFFATKTEASVLRMLEGSPDQFLHKPIVSYIESKGGKIHLRRGVREILFEGEGDRTQVTGFVIGEEIITADVYVCAAAVPATQRLIPEKWRVWSQFDNIYKLDAVPVVTVQLRFDGWINDLEMDNLLYAVKVDFSTFADLAVTSPTNYKKAWEGSLLQLVLTPGDPFIKQSNEAIAQHTLDQVHEILPSSRNLNMTWYSVVKLAQSLYREAPGMDVYRPAQATPISNFFLAGSYTMQDYIDSMEGATISGKLCSKAILASMDI
- a CDS encoding MarR family winged helix-turn-helix transcriptional regulator, coding for MNAIEELRYLILASQREGDRLLSAALEPIGLTTSQAEVLRVLYDHAPLSLIELGERLVCETGSPSRLVNTLVEKGLVERTPAEHDRRMVILALSITGRKLTEQVIVIEQAFYAGIASVFGDTSLEEINEILWKFVTERPTGEALIRRKAKL
- a CDS encoding homoserine dehydrogenase, which gives rise to MSYKVGILGMGTVGTGVAKILLDPVGRHAILQSVEIKRVGVRSLNKDRGIILDPSIFTDDLEAVVTDPNIDVVIELIGGIEPARSLILQAIAQGKHIVTANKAVLARYGDEIFTAATAKGVYVMLEAAVGGGIPIIQTLKQALGANKITAVTGIINGTTNYILSRMSANPHESFAEILADAQALGYAEADPTADVDGYDATDKIAILASLAFGDRIKLEQIYREGIRHVTSTDVARAAELGYVIKLLAIARNHEGLEIRVHPTLVPKDHPLASINGVTNAITVAGDPIGEVVLSGAGAGMGATASAVVADLINIVAAIQVQPQRPNQLMGCSHHHYATVKPITVSTSQYYLRLLAYDHAGVIGDLGNCFGKYEVNLETILQKHHHQGLAEIIVVTKVVSELNLQTALTEIRSLAALHSIPTVLRLLA
- the trxA gene encoding thioredoxin; translation: MSSAVAVSDSSFEQDVIASEIPVLVDFWAPWCGPCRVVATVVDEIANQYEGKVKVVKLNTDENPGIATQYGIRSIPTLMLFKGGQKVDSVVGAVPKTTIANTIEKHLAD
- the fabZ gene encoding 3-hydroxyacyl-ACP dehydratase FabZ, whose product is MIEASTENIILIEEIQKLLPHRYPFLLVDRIISYVPGKSATGIKNVTMNELFFQGHFPNRPIMPGVLIVEAMAQVGGIVLTQLPEASGQLSLFAGIDKVRFRRPVTPGDQLVMTTELIVVKRKRFGKMQARAEVSGKLVAEGELMFSLVDS
- the pyrR gene encoding bifunctional pyr operon transcriptional regulator/uracil phosphoribosyltransferase PyrR, whose amino-acid sequence is MSHVIQILSAEEVRRTVNRLASQIVESCADLSDLVLLGIRTRGVPLSKVIAKQINILENVNVPTGAIDITFYRDDLDRIGLREPGKTDIPFDLNRKTVVLIDDVIYSGRTIGASLSAVNDHGRPQCVRLAVLVDRGHRELPIHADFVGKVLPTSKDEQVKVFLQDPDGRDEVQLIKPK